Within Thermococcus indicus, the genomic segment GAGCGACCCGAGAGAGATTACCCAGCGCGTCCTTGAGGAGTGGGAGCCAAAGACCAAGCTCGGCAGGCTCGTCAAGGAGGGCCAGATAACTGACATTCACGAGATATTCCGCAAGGGCTACCAGATCAAGGAGCCGGAGATAGTTGACGTCCTCCTCCCGGAGGTCAACATGAGGGAGAACCAGGAGGTTCTCGACATAGCCCTCACCGTCAGGATGACCGACAGCGGAAGGAGGATCCGCTTCAGGGTTCTCGCCGCTGTGGGCAACAGGGACGGCTACGTCGGCCTTGGAATCGGCCACGGGAAGGAGGTTGGAATAGCCATCAGGAAGGCCATCAACTACGCCAAGATGAACATCATCGAGATCAAGCGCGGCTGTGGAAGCTGGGAGTGCAGGTGCAGGAGGCCGCACTCAATTCCGTTCGCCGTCGAGGGCAAGGAAGGAAGCGTTCGCGTCAAGCTCATGCCGGGACCGCGTGGCCTTGGACTGGTCATAGGTGACGTCGGCAAGAAGATACTCAGCCTCGCCGGCGTCCAGGACGTCTGGTCCCAGACCCTCGGAGAGACGAGGACCACCGTTAACTTCGCCAAGGCCGTCTTCAACGCGCTCTACAACACCAACAGCGTCGCCGTCAAGCCGGAGGACATCGAGCGCTACGGCATAATCGTCGGAAGGGAGATGTCCACCAGCTTCCAGGTTGAGTGAGGTGAGAAAAGATGGCAAAGCTCGCACTCATCAGGCTTAGGAGCGGGATAAGGGCGAAGGGTGAGGTCAGGGACACCCTCGCCATGCTCCGCCTCCACAGGATAAACCACCTCGTCCTCGTCGACGACAACCCGAGCTACAAGGGAATGGTTCAGAAGGTCAAGGACTACATCACCTGGGGAGAGATCGACGCCGAGACCCTCGCTGCCCTCATCAGGAAGAGGGGCAGGCTCATCGGCAACAAGCCGGTTACCGACGAGTACGTCAAGGAGAAGCTTGGAATGACCATCGAAGAGTTCGCCAAGAAGGTTGTCGATGGCGAGATGAAGCTCACGGACCTCCCGAGCATCAAGCCCGTCTTCAGGCTCCACCCACCGAGGGGCGGCCTCAAGGGCGGCAAGAAGCGCACCTTCAAAGAGGGCGGAGCGCTCGGCTACCGCGGCGAGAAGATAAACGAGCTCATTGAGAGAATGCTCTGAGGTGGCGAGAGATGATAAGGAGGAAGAAGAAGGTTAGGAAGCTCCGCGGAAGTCACACTCACGGATGGGGCTGCAAGAAGAAGCACCGCGGCGGCGGTAGCAAGGGCGGTAAGGGAATGGCCGGAACCGGAAAGAGGAAGAACACCAAGTGGACCTGGGTCATCAAGTACGCCCCGGACCACCTCGGCAAGCGCGGCTTCCACAGGCCCAAGGCCGTCCAGTACACCCCGAATACCATAAACCTCAGCGACATCGACGAGAACCTCACCCTCTTCCTTGACATGGGCGTCGCCTACGAGGAGGAGGGGAAGGTCATAGTCGACACCACCCAGCTCGGTGTTGACAAGGTTCTCGGAACCGGCAGGCTCAGCAGGCCCCTCGTTGTTAAGGCCTACTACGTTACCCCGAAGGCCGAGGAGAAGATCAAGGCCGCTGGCGGCGAGGTTCTCCTCGCCTGATTCCCCTTTAATTTAACTTTTGGCGGGTGTTAATCATGGGGTTCAGAAACGTAGTGTTCGCGATTGAAAGGTACTTCCCCGAGGTTGAGCGGCCCAAGAGGCACGTGCCGCTTAAGGAAAAGTTCATGTGGACAGGGATCGTTCTGCTGCTGTACTTCATTCTCGCGGAGATTCCGCTCTACGGAATTCCCGCCCAGATCCAGGACTACTTTGCCACGCTCAGATTCGTGCTCGCAGGAAGGAGCGGTTCCCTCCTGACCCTTGGTATCGGTCCTATCGTCACCGCGAGCATCATCATGCAGCTTCTCGTCGGTTCCGAGATAGTTCACCTCGATCTCTCGAATCATGAGGATAGGAGATTCTACCAGGCCGCTCAGAAGCTCTTTGCCGTGTTTATGAGCTTCTTTGAGGCCGCCATATATGTATTCGCAGGTGCGTTTGGTAAGGTTGACATGGGACTCGGAGCGTTCCAGACAGTCACAACACCCGCCGGACAGGTTTACATAGGCCTGGGTCTCGGGATACTCATAATACTCCAGCTCGGCTTTGCCTCCGTCATGCTCATACTCCTGGACGAGCTTGTTAGCAAGTGGGGAATAGGAAGCGGTATCAGTCTCTTCATCGCCGCGGGTGTTTCCCAGACCGTTGTCACCAAGTCGCTCAATCCGTTCACCACCAGCCAGTACGTGGATCCCGTTACTGGAGGCCCCGCCATAATCGGTGCCATTCCAGCGTTCATACAGCACCTGTTTTACGGTGACCTAACCGGAGCCCTGTACAGGGGTACCCTGCCGGACATGATGGACGTCCTTGCCACCATAGTGGTGTTCCTCGTGGTCGTCTACCTCGAGAGCATGCGCGTTGAGATACCCCTCAGCTACGGCCGCGTCACGGTACGCGGAAGGTACCCGATAAGGTTCATGTACGTCAGCAACATACCCATCATCCTGACCTTCGCCCTCTACTCCAACATCCAGCTCTGGGCCAGGCTCCTCAACAACTACGGCTACACCTTCCTCGGAACGTTCGATGAGAACGGATACCCCCTGACTGGTTTCGTTACCTACCTCTACCCGCCGAGGGACATCTACCACGTCATAGCCGACCCCGGAAGGGCCCTCGTCTACGCGCTGATGACGATATTCTGGGCTATACTCTTTGGATTCCTGTGGGTCGAGCTGACGGGCCTTGATGCCAAGAGCATCGCCAGACAGCTTCAGAGGGCAGGGCTGCAGATACCAGGGTTCAGGCGCGACCCCAGGATACTTGAGAGGGTTCTCAACAGGTACATCCCCTACGTTACCTTCTGGGGTTCGTTCACACTGGCGTTAGTCGCAGTGCTGGCTGACTTCCTGGGTGCCCTCGGTACCGGAACGGGAATCCTCCTTACGGTCGGTATCCTCTACAGGCTCTACGAGGAGATTGCAAGGGAGCAGGCCACGGAGATGTTCCCTGCACTCAGGAAGTTCTTTACGAAGTGAACCCTTTCTTTTCTTTCACAAAACCTTTTAAACTCGGTCCTGTTACTTTCTCCAGAAACCTTCCTGGGTGAGCGTGATGCCGTTTGTGGTCATGATAACAGGAATTCCAGGGGTGGGGAAGAGCACCATAACCAAGCTCGCACTCAAGAAGTCCCGGGCCAAGTTCAGGCTCGTCAACTTCGGAGACCTGATGTTCGACGAGGCCTTCAGGGCGGGACTGGTGAGGCACAGGGATGAGATGAGGAAGCTCGACCCGAATGTCCAGAAGGAACTTCAGATGAAGGCCGCGAGAAGGATAGTCGAGATGTCCCAGCGCGAGCCCGTTCTGATCGACACCCACGCGACGATAAGGACACCTGTGGGCTACCTCCTCGGTTTTCCCAGGGAGGTTATCGAGGTCATAAACCCCAACTTCATCGTCATAATCGAGGCGGCACCGAGCGAGATACTCGGAAGGCGCCTGCGCGACCTGAAGCGCGACCGTGACGTGGAGACCGAGGAGCAGATACAGAGGCACCAGGACCTGAACCGCGCCGCCGCGGTCAGCTACGCTATGCATTCCAACGCGCTCATAAAGATAATCGAGAACCATGAGGATAAGGGCCTCCAGGAGGCCGTTCACGAGCTTGTTGAAGTACTGGATCTGGCGGTGGGAGAATATGATTGAGGAAATATACGCTTTCCTTGACGGCATCTTCGGGCCGATGATACAGGCCTACAACCCCATAGTGGTGGTCACGGTATCGGGAATCATACTGGGTTCCTTCTTCACCCTGCTGAACTACATCCTCGTTGACCAGGAAAAGATGAAGCGGTTGCAAAAGAAGAGCAGGGAGTTCCAGAAGAAGTACAAGGAAGCCCAGGCCGCGAAGGATGAGAAGAAGCTCAAGAAGCTCCAGCAGGAGCAGATGGAGCTCATGAAGCTCCAGAGCGAGGTTATGAAGGACCAGATGTTCAAGGTTACCCTGCTAACGCTTCCGATATTCTGGATATTCTTCGGCTGGCTCAGGAGATGGTACGTCGAGGTTGGTATCGTGAAGTCACCCTTCGACTTTTTCCTCTTCGGCTGGTTCCACGGCCTCTACCACTCGGGGCTTCCGGCCAGCGAGCTCGGTTACATTGGATGGTACGTCATGACGTCCATGGTAACCGGCTACGTCCTCAGGAAGCTCCTCGATATGGGTTAAATTTAAAAACGATTCCCTGAAAGGAAAGGCGAGGTGAGAAGAATGAAGCCGATGTACAGGTCAAGGTCATGGAGAAGGAAGTACGTCAGGACCCCTGGCGGAAGGACCGTTGTGCACTTTGAGAGGAGAAAGCCCAAGGTCGCCCACTGCGCCATGTGCGGTAGGCCGCTCAACGGTGTCCCGCGCGGCAGGCCCAGCGAGCTCAGGAAGCTCCCGAAGACCGCCAAGAGACCGGAGAGGCCCTACGCCAACCTCTGCCCGAGCTGCATGAGGAAGGTCATGAAGGCCCAGGTCAGGGCGGGCGTTGCCCTCTGATTTCGGATGAGGTGCTAACATGCCAAAGGGCTGCCTCGTGATAACCGTCAGCGGCCTGGCAGGCTCGGGAACAACCACCCTCTGCCGCAACCTCGCCAGGCACTACGGCTTCAAACACATCTACGCCGGACTCATCTTCCGGCAGATGGCGAAGGAGATGGGCATGACCCTGAAGGAGTTCCAGGAGTACGCCGAGCTTCACCCCGAGATCGACCGTGAGGTTGACAGGAGGCAGGTGGAGGCAGCCAAGGAGTGCAACGTCGTTATTGAGGGCCGCCTCGCCGGCTGGATGGTCAAGGATGCGGACCTCAAGATATGGCTCGACGCCCCCATGATGGAGCGTGCAAGGCGCGTTGCCCGCCGTGAGGGAGTCTCCGTCGAGGAGGCCT encodes:
- a CDS encoding adenylate kinase; translated protein: MPFVVMITGIPGVGKSTITKLALKKSRAKFRLVNFGDLMFDEAFRAGLVRHRDEMRKLDPNVQKELQMKAARRIVEMSQREPVLIDTHATIRTPVGYLLGFPREVIEVINPNFIVIIEAAPSEILGRRLRDLKRDRDVETEEQIQRHQDLNRAAAVSYAMHSNALIKIIENHEDKGLQEAVHELVEVLDLAVGEYD
- the rpsE gene encoding 30S ribosomal protein S5: MSDPREITQRVLEEWEPKTKLGRLVKEGQITDIHEIFRKGYQIKEPEIVDVLLPEVNMRENQEVLDIALTVRMTDSGRRIRFRVLAAVGNRDGYVGLGIGHGKEVGIAIRKAINYAKMNIIEIKRGCGSWECRCRRPHSIPFAVEGKEGSVRVKLMPGPRGLGLVIGDVGKKILSLAGVQDVWSQTLGETRTTVNFAKAVFNALYNTNSVAVKPEDIERYGIIVGREMSTSFQVE
- a CDS encoding uL15 family ribosomal protein, which gives rise to MIRRKKKVRKLRGSHTHGWGCKKKHRGGGSKGGKGMAGTGKRKNTKWTWVIKYAPDHLGKRGFHRPKAVQYTPNTINLSDIDENLTLFLDMGVAYEEEGKVIVDTTQLGVDKVLGTGRLSRPLVVKAYYVTPKAEEKIKAAGGEVLLA
- a CDS encoding 50S ribosomal protein L30 yields the protein MAKLALIRLRSGIRAKGEVRDTLAMLRLHRINHLVLVDDNPSYKGMVQKVKDYITWGEIDAETLAALIRKRGRLIGNKPVTDEYVKEKLGMTIEEFAKKVVDGEMKLTDLPSIKPVFRLHPPRGGLKGGKKRTFKEGGALGYRGEKINELIERML
- a CDS encoding 50S ribosomal protein L34e produces the protein MKPMYRSRSWRRKYVRTPGGRTVVHFERRKPKVAHCAMCGRPLNGVPRGRPSELRKLPKTAKRPERPYANLCPSCMRKVMKAQVRAGVAL
- a CDS encoding DUF106 domain-containing protein, whose translation is MIEEIYAFLDGIFGPMIQAYNPIVVVTVSGIILGSFFTLLNYILVDQEKMKRLQKKSREFQKKYKEAQAAKDEKKLKKLQQEQMELMKLQSEVMKDQMFKVTLLTLPIFWIFFGWLRRWYVEVGIVKSPFDFFLFGWFHGLYHSGLPASELGYIGWYVMTSMVTGYVLRKLLDMG
- the cmk gene encoding (d)CMP kinase, producing the protein MPKGCLVITVSGLAGSGTTTLCRNLARHYGFKHIYAGLIFRQMAKEMGMTLKEFQEYAELHPEIDREVDRRQVEAAKECNVVIEGRLAGWMVKDADLKIWLDAPMMERARRVARREGVSVEEAFVGIAEREKGNRKRYLNLYGIDIDDKSIYDLIINTAHWNPDGVFAIVKAAIDHLYPDGDAGSGANPGNKK
- the secY gene encoding preprotein translocase subunit SecY, producing MGFRNVVFAIERYFPEVERPKRHVPLKEKFMWTGIVLLLYFILAEIPLYGIPAQIQDYFATLRFVLAGRSGSLLTLGIGPIVTASIIMQLLVGSEIVHLDLSNHEDRRFYQAAQKLFAVFMSFFEAAIYVFAGAFGKVDMGLGAFQTVTTPAGQVYIGLGLGILIILQLGFASVMLILLDELVSKWGIGSGISLFIAAGVSQTVVTKSLNPFTTSQYVDPVTGGPAIIGAIPAFIQHLFYGDLTGALYRGTLPDMMDVLATIVVFLVVVYLESMRVEIPLSYGRVTVRGRYPIRFMYVSNIPIILTFALYSNIQLWARLLNNYGYTFLGTFDENGYPLTGFVTYLYPPRDIYHVIADPGRALVYALMTIFWAILFGFLWVELTGLDAKSIARQLQRAGLQIPGFRRDPRILERVLNRYIPYVTFWGSFTLALVAVLADFLGALGTGTGILLTVGILYRLYEEIAREQATEMFPALRKFFTK